The genomic region AATGATGAAATAACGAATTTGTCCGCATACTTCAATGAAACAATCGAGAAGATTGGATTATCGATACGTGCCGTCGGCGTAAATAGCCAATCGATGGAAGAAGTCGGAAATGAGCTTGCTTCCAACATGGTAGAAACCGCGAGCGCCATCAACGAAATAAGCGCCAATATCGAAGGTGTAAAACAACAGGCAATGACACAAGCCGCAAGCGTAACCGAAACGGCAGCCACTATTGAAGAGATCGTTCGAACGATTAAGCAGCTTAATGGCAGTATCGAAATGCAGGCGGAAAGTGTTGCGCAGTCATCTTCTTCTATAGAACAGATGGTTGCAAATATCGCTTCAATTACCAAGACGCTTGAAAGTACCGACGGTGCTATTAAAAAGCTGGCCTCTGCAACAGGGGACGGGAAAGAGACGGTCGCGACCGCCAATACCGTAACACAGAAAATTGCAGAGGAATCGGGCAGCTTGTTGGAAGCGTCGAGCGTTATTCAGCATATCGCTTCGCAGACAAACCTACTTGCTATGAATGCCGCTATAGAGGCAGCTCATGCAGGAGAAGCCGGTAAAGGTTTTGCGGTTGTCGCCGACGAAATCCGCAAACTTGCGGAAGATTCTGCAACACAAGGTAAAGCAATAACTGCAACACTGAAAATTTTAAGCGGAGAAATTGAAACGCTTTCGGATTCTTCCAGAACTGCCGAAGAAAAATTCAGTACCATCTTTAACTTATCGGAACAGGTAAAATCGATGAGCGATCGTCTGACCGAAGCGATGCGTGAACAGGAAAACGGCAGCAAGGAAGTGCTTACCGCAATTAAAAATATCAATATGGTAACGGTTGAAGTAAGCGAGGGGTCTGCCGAAATGCTCAAAGGGGGTGAAGGCGTTGCGGAAGAGATGCAAAAGCTCAACGATCTTACTCGTATCATTACCGACAGTATGAATGAAATGGCAGCAGGAGCGGTTCAAATCAATAACGCTGTACAGGAAGTAAATGAAATTACACAAAAAAATAAGCACAATATTGAAAGCTTAGTATCCGAAGTTAATAAATTTAGAGTTTAACCGACTTCCGTGAAAACTTAAACAAGAAGGTGTCCCAATTCTTCGACGCCTTCTTGTTTGAATCTCCATCGTTTCAATTTAACCTTTAATCGCTCGTTTCTCCTTCTATAAACGGAATACGCTATATTCTGAGAAGAAGTGTCGTATTTTTTTATATATATTTTTATAATGACTTGTATAATGAATGGGCAGTTCAAATTGACTCTGCCTTTACCAGGAGGAATAATATGGCAAAAAAAGTTGTGATTGCCGGAGGCGTCGCAGGCGGAGCTTCCGCCGCCGCCCGTGTAAGACGTTTGGACGAAAGCGCCGAAATTATCATGTTCGAAAGAGGATCGAATGTCTCTTTTTCTAACTGTTGTCTGCCGTTTTTCTTAAGCAGAATGGTGCCTGCAAGTGAGAACCTCGTTTTAATGACGCCGGAGCAATTTAAAAAGCAATATAATATCATTGCAAAAACCTCGCACGAGGTATTAAAGGTAAATGCTGCGGCCAAAACGGTTACCGTAAAGGATTTGACTTCCGGCAAGGAATTTGAAGAAGCTTATGATGTGCTGGTGTTGTCGCCCGGTGCTTCGCCGATTGTGCCCGCTTCCGTTAAGGGGCATGATAAACCGCACGTGTTTACTGTACGCAACGTAGTCGATATAAAAAAGATAGACGATTATGTTCAGGCCAATAAGATAGACGATATTGCTGTTATTGGCGCAGGTTTTATCGGTATGGAAGTTGCAGAAAATTTCCGGCTTGCAGGGAAAAATGTTTCGCTTGTCGAAAAATTGGATCAGGTTATGGCTCCCTTCGATTACGATATGGCACAAATTCTGCATAAAGAATTGCACGATAAGGGCATTAATCTTATTCTGGGCGACGGCATTAAGGAAATCGGGAACGATTTTATTGTACTGGAAAGCGGAAAAAAGGAGAAAGCGCACGCCGTTATTATGGCGCTTGGTGTACGCCCCGAAACGGAACTGGCAAAGACCGCAGGAGTGACGCTCGGCGAAACAGGCGCCATTTTAGTTGACCATAATTACCGAACAAATGTAGACGGGATTTATGCCGTCGGGGATGCCATAGAAGTAACGCATTTTATTACCAACAAAAAGACACGCCTTACGCTTGCAGGCCCCGCCCAGCGGCAGGCTCGTGCCGCTGCCGACGATATGTACCGCATACCGCACAGAAACACGGGCGTTATCGGTTCTTCGGTTATCCATTGTTTTGATTACAATGCTGCCTGCACCGGTCTTAACGAAAAGGACTGCAAAAAGAACGGCATCCAGTACGATTATGTGTATGTTATTCCGGGCGATAAGGTCGGTCTTATGCCCGCCTCGAATCCGCTCTTTTTCAAACTTATCTTTGAAAAACCGTCGGGAAGAATTCTGGGGGCACAGGCTGTTGGAAAGGGTAATGTCGATAAGCGTGTCGATGTTATTGCTTCGTTTATCATGCTGAACGGTACGCTTGAGGATTTAAAAGAGCTCGAGCTGTGTTATTCACCCATGTTCGGAACCGCTAAAGACGTTGTAAATCATGCGGCGCTGGTGGGAATGAATATTTTGAACGGTGTGTTCAAACAGGTACCGGTTACGATGGTACGCGAATTAGTGGAAAGGAATGCCTGTATTATCGATGTGCGCGAACCGCGTGAATTCGAGATGGGGCATATTATAAACGCAGTCAATATTCCTTTAAGCCAACTCAGGGAACGGATGCACGAGATTCCGAAGGATAAACCTGTGTATGTGCATTGCCGATCCAGCCAGCGCAGTTACAATGCGATTTGTGCGATGCAAGGTCGTGGGTACAAGAATGTATACAATATCATGGGTTCGTTTTTGGGCTTAAGCGTATATGAGTATTTCAACGATATAAAAAACGGCCGGAAACCCATTGTTACGAAGTACAATTTTAATTAGGATCGTAATTTGCAGGGCTCCGATATGCCGGCAGAAAAAAAAGGTCTGTCCAAATTCGATATTTTGAACCTTGTCATTGGTTCGATTATTGCGATGTATCGTCGTTTAAGCTTTCGGTGAATCTCATCAATGTAGGACTGGTGATAGGCGCTCTGTTTACTCCGATTGCGCATTTTTCGCTTTCAGGATGGCTGTATCTTATTTTCGTAACCTCGGGCGGTATTTTAGGGAATATGCTTTTGAAGAAGATGAAGCGCAAAACATCGTACATGCGGAACTAAACAAGTTAGTTTTGTTTCCCATCAGCTAATTAAGGCACCTTCTTAAAACAGATTTTCGTGCAGCAAATGCGGGGGCTTGCAATAAACGCACCTATCTTATAGAATAAGTGCATCAGTATTAAAAATAAATCGTTCTGTTTTTCAGAAAAGTTTATGAATTTATTAAAGACGAAGCAAAATGGAATCGGACAATAAGCATTTTATTAAAGTAACGGAAAACGCACTCACTCCTCTCAGTTCTGAACAAAAGGTAGTATTAAACCGGCGCGGGAACCAACTCTTTAACGAAGGCTTTATAAACGAAGCTCAACGTATCTTTGTTACGACCGGTTATTCGGACGGGCTTACAAGAGTCGGCGATTACTATATTGCGCATGATAATACACTGGAAGCACTCCGCATGTATTGTCTTGCGAAAAATAAACGAAAATCCGACCCGATTATTGATTCGCTTGTTCGGCTCATTAGAGTGTTAATAGATACTGAAACAAAAGGAGTAGAAAATGTTTGAAAGTATTGAAAATGGTTATTCCGAGCAGACCGATTCGTTATTTCCTGCTCAAGAGCTTCCTCACGCAGAAGGAACCGATGAACTTACAAAGCTTTCACGCGAGGGCTACCTTCTCTTAAAAGCAAATGAAATTGATCGGGCAGAAGCTGAATTTAAAAAAATGTTGGAACTTGATGAAAACAATAATTATGCCCTTGTCGGACTTGGGGATGCCGCACGAAAGCGGAATAAATGCAAAGAAGCCGCAGAATACTATAGTGAATGTTTACGGCACCATCCGGGGAATAATTATGCTTTGTTCGGATTAGCAGATTGCTATAAAAATATGAATTTATATGCTAAGGCAATAGAAATTTGGGAACAGTACCTTGAGCATGATAATGCAAACATTACCGTCTTTACCCGCGTTGCTGATGCATATCGAAAGATACATGATTTTCAAAATTCAAAAAAACTCTATTTGAAAGTACTTGAGATCGAAGAGAACAATCCTTATGCG from Treponema vincentii harbors:
- a CDS encoding cache domain-containing protein translates to MNTGKRIFPLRYKLVLFFGLLILAAVITLGTLAIRTARKAVMEKIEVHLTDKATDVAEIVDGRASSFVQFVEGLARMPFLRDNSLSLQEKARMITIEAERNTNIDYFGVCDLEGNRYDAHRSLTLVSDREWFQSAAKGKNYITEPFLSQITNTMQILFAVPIYDDMDTIIGVLSAAAPAKLLSQEIDNIVVGKNGYCYIEDSSGTVIAHRDFTLVQNRANSQEKAKTDAALTSLAAFEKQALASQVSSVGYYEYNGINNIASYATIPSTGWTVIIKAPVDEFMGTVNALRKGIMLTGIIILVLSLVIVYIIAYKMMQPVQAVVAALGDIAHGEGDLTVRLPVFGNDEITNLSAYFNETIEKIGLSIRAVGVNSQSMEEVGNELASNMVETASAINEISANIEGVKQQAMTQAASVTETAATIEEIVRTIKQLNGSIEMQAESVAQSSSSIEQMVANIASITKTLESTDGAIKKLASATGDGKETVATANTVTQKIAEESGSLLEASSVIQHIASQTNLLAMNAAIEAAHAGEAGKGFAVVADEIRKLAEDSATQGKAITATLKILSGEIETLSDSSRTAEEKFSTIFNLSEQVKSMSDRLTEAMREQENGSKEVLTAIKNINMVTVEVSEGSAEMLKGGEGVAEEMQKLNDLTRIITDSMNEMAAGAVQINNAVQEVNEITQKNKHNIESLVSEVNKFRV
- a CDS encoding FAD-dependent oxidoreductase — protein: MAKKVVIAGGVAGGASAAARVRRLDESAEIIMFERGSNVSFSNCCLPFFLSRMVPASENLVLMTPEQFKKQYNIIAKTSHEVLKVNAAAKTVTVKDLTSGKEFEEAYDVLVLSPGASPIVPASVKGHDKPHVFTVRNVVDIKKIDDYVQANKIDDIAVIGAGFIGMEVAENFRLAGKNVSLVEKLDQVMAPFDYDMAQILHKELHDKGINLILGDGIKEIGNDFIVLESGKKEKAHAVIMALGVRPETELAKTAGVTLGETGAILVDHNYRTNVDGIYAVGDAIEVTHFITNKKTRLTLAGPAQRQARAAADDMYRIPHRNTGVIGSSVIHCFDYNAACTGLNEKDCKKNGIQYDYVYVIPGDKVGLMPASNPLFFKLIFEKPSGRILGAQAVGKGNVDKRVDVIASFIMLNGTLEDLKELELCYSPMFGTAKDVVNHAALVGMNILNGVFKQVPVTMVRELVERNACIIDVREPREFEMGHIINAVNIPLSQLRERMHEIPKDKPVYVHCRSSQRSYNAICAMQGRGYKNVYNIMGSFLGLSVYEYFNDIKNGRKPIVTKYNFN